In Gigantopelta aegis isolate Gae_Host chromosome 6, Gae_host_genome, whole genome shotgun sequence, the following are encoded in one genomic region:
- the LOC121375382 gene encoding uncharacterized protein LOC121375382 — MLPAFIQVETLHTGQVFGLRACLDAEERGPTVSLVSGDCELLQINKRFFMKHCDDTIYSLIRLKSKPFPSQEELLDRLDANMQWQEFKQRTLENFLKQCRRLQR, encoded by the exons ATGTTACCGGCATTCATCCAGGTGGAGACTCTTCACACGGGCCAAGTGTTT GGTCTTCGAGCCTGTTTGGACGCAGAAGAACGCGGACCCACTGTTAGTCTG gtTAGTGGGGACTGTGAGTTGTTACAGATCAACAAGAGATTCTTTATGAAACATTGTGATGACACCATTTACAGTCTCATACGACTCAAG TCCAAGCCGTTTCCGAGCCAAGAGGAACTGCTAGACCGACTGGACGCCAACATGCAATGGCAGGAATTCAAACAAAGGACTCTTGAAAATTTTCTCAAACAGTGCAGACGTCTACAGAGATGA
- the LOC121375381 gene encoding uncharacterized protein LOC121375381 codes for MAKSITVRGRMDEEDEKCLQNCLPEIERSVEANHIVTHLFAAQVMTFDDKNEITGAEPRQKRIRLLIDKLILHGGRNGFIEFIRSLEKSHYLEIAEKLISKNYSSGESNLGNDVQNWKRDANIERRLEVLRERIFKLDAKVSQYEVLKEDILAMKDVLKEIRELSEMGSQTKLTLELLTEQLREKTVKLEEAEKQIGRLEIKIRHLEQERQKDKLQIDRLQGSITQQEFTILSLRKEVDIQCEQIEDKGKEINTLKKHDVDKERRLERLENMMATQMVKPRQKLQSRMISKNRFQ; via the exons ATGGCAAAATCAATTACCGTCCGTGGACGGATGGACGAGGAAGATGAGAAATGTCTACAGAACTGTCTGCCAGAGATTGAACGATCTGTTGAAGCCAATCATATTGTCACGCATTTATTTGCAG CCCAAGTGATGACCTTTGATGACAAGAACGAAATCACGGGTGCAGAACCCAGACAAAAACGAATACGACTTCTCATTGACAAACTGATTTTACACGGTGGACGTAACGGATTTATCGAATTTATCAGATCGCTTGAAAAAAGTCACTATCTGGAAATTGCTGAAAAACTGATTAGCAAAAACTATTCCAGCGGCGAGAGTAATCTTGGAAATGATGTTCAAAACTGGAAACGCGATGCCAACATTGAACGCAGGCTGGAGGTACTCCGCGAAAGGATTTTCAAACTGGACGCGAAGGTATCGCAGTACGAAGTGTTGAAGGAAGACATTTTGGCCATGAAGGACGTGCTCAAAGAGATCCGGGAATTGTCGGAAATGGGCTCACAAACAAAGCTCACACTCGAACTACTCACCGAGCAACTTCGAGAGAAAACAGTGAAGCTAGAAGAGGCAGAGAAACAAATTGGTCGGCTAGAAATCAAAATAAGACATCTCGAacaagaaagacagaaagacaaaCTGCAAATTGACCGCCTTCAAGGTTCGATCACACAACAAGAGTTCACGATTTTATCTCTGAGGAAAGAGGTGGATATACAATGCGAGCAGATTGAGGACAAAGGGAAGGAAATCAATACACTGAAGAAACACGACGTGGACAAAGAGAGAAGACTGGAACGATTGGAAAATATGATGGCAACCCAAATGGTCAAACCCAGACAGAAGTTGCAAAGCAGAATGATATCAAAAAACAGATTTCAGTAG